A single region of the Nitrospirota bacterium genome encodes:
- a CDS encoding sensor histidine kinase, with protein sequence MILDIFTTLKTKWDAARPYVEMADAAFLFLRLIILCGGIIWLVFSNIPREGLEDLSNLFVCFSVYSILIYLLLFFYPEKKRNIHVFFLFFDFLFTFLLVRLTGGFDSHFLIGFYLMTALYSFYYGLAPGAAISAVASSLYLASGDFDFTTHYWADISVSIASLFLVAIPLGMLSQRLKRDSSEISNLNVSLKNYIVELQNIHGRLVQVEKMSELGRMAADVAHEIRNPLTSIGGFARRLEHELSHMTNEKEYVQNILKEKEYAKIIIAEVNRLERILRDILTFSKDVKYSMKHQAISGIIKESLHIFDEMCADKSIAIEEKIDGSLPDILVDRDQARQAVNNLISNAIDAMPRGGTLQLKAFMYELNSVNYLVVEIADTGCGITEDKLSMIFEPFYSSKEIGSGTGLGLSICKKIMDEHCGLIRVESKLGRGTSFKLFFPYQSKEEGSKIKCWEFLKCGVEKTEGAALTKCPAYPNYGRICWAVSGTFCGGKVCGAIAQKLGDCKKCEFYNRMVVLKNI encoded by the coding sequence ATGATCCTGGATATTTTCACGACTCTTAAAACAAAATGGGATGCCGCCAGGCCATACGTGGAGATGGCTGACGCAGCTTTTCTCTTTTTGCGGCTTATAATTCTCTGCGGCGGAATCATATGGCTTGTTTTCTCTAATATCCCCCGGGAAGGCCTTGAGGATCTCAGCAATCTTTTTGTCTGTTTTTCCGTTTACTCTATCCTCATTTATCTTTTGCTCTTCTTTTATCCGGAGAAAAAAAGGAACATCCATGTGTTTTTCCTCTTTTTCGACTTTCTCTTCACTTTTCTGCTGGTCAGGCTTACAGGCGGATTTGACAGCCATTTCCTGATAGGGTTTTACCTTATGACAGCCCTTTATTCCTTCTATTACGGCCTTGCGCCCGGCGCTGCCATATCCGCTGTGGCCTCATCGCTTTATCTTGCAAGCGGAGATTTTGACTTCACCACCCACTACTGGGCTGATATCTCCGTCAGTATCGCGTCGCTGTTTCTGGTGGCGATCCCGCTCGGCATGCTGTCCCAGAGGTTAAAGAGAGACAGCTCTGAGATTTCAAACCTGAATGTGAGCCTGAAAAATTATATTGTTGAGCTGCAGAATATCCATGGAAGGCTTGTCCAGGTGGAGAAGATGTCAGAACTGGGAAGAATGGCGGCGGACGTAGCTCATGAGATAAGAAATCCGCTGACATCCATAGGAGGTTTTGCGAGGCGCCTTGAACATGAATTGTCGCATATGACCAATGAAAAGGAGTATGTTCAGAATATCCTGAAAGAAAAAGAGTACGCAAAGATCATCATAGCAGAGGTTAACAGGCTGGAACGGATCTTGAGAGATATACTCACCTTTTCAAAAGACGTTAAATACAGCATGAAGCATCAGGCGATAAGCGGGATCATAAAGGAATCGCTCCATATCTTTGATGAGATGTGCGCGGACAAATCAATAGCCATAGAGGAGAAGATCGACGGATCGCTTCCTGATATTTTAGTGGACAGGGACCAGGCCAGGCAGGCGGTGAATAATCTTATCTCAAACGCAATTGATGCGATGCCCCGGGGAGGCACGTTACAGCTAAAGGCATTTATGTATGAATTGAATTCAGTCAATTATCTGGTGGTGGAGATAGCCGACACAGGCTGCGGCATAACGGAGGATAAATTAAGCATGATCTTTGAGCCGTTTTATTCTTCTAAGGAGATAGGCTCCGGCACAGGCCTCGGCCTTTCCATATGCAAAAAGATCATGGATGAGCACTGCGGATTAATAAGGGTTGAGAGCAAATTAGGCAGGGGCACATCTTTTAAACTGTTCTTCCCTTATCAGAGCAAAGAAGAAGGATCCAAGATAAAATGCTGGGAATTTCTCAAGTGCGGCGTGGAAAAGACAGAGGGCGCGGCGCTCACAAAATGCCCTGCCTACCCTAATTATGGGCGCATATGCTGGGCTGTATCCGGGACATTTTGCGGCGGAAAAGTCTGCGGCGCCATTGCCCAGAAACTGGGCGACTGCAAGAAGTGTGAATTCTATAACAGGATGGTTGTGCTTAAAAATATTTAA